A single window of Pectobacterium parmentieri DNA harbors:
- the garD gene encoding galactarate dehydratase — MSDKSESNAAQEQPLYIKVHDSDNVAIVVNNNGLRAGTRFNDNLELIEHVPQGHKVALVDIIKSGAIIRYGEIIGYALRDIAQGSWIDESLVELPQAPALETLPLATKIPPTLPPLEGYTFEGYRNADGSVGTKNLLGITTSVHCVAGVVDYVVKIIERDLLPKYPNVDGVVALNHLYGCGVAINAPAAVVPIRTIHNLALNPNFGGEILVVGLGCEKLQPERLLEGTPDVQAISLDDTSIVRLQDEHHVGFRSMVDDILTMADKHLQRLNKRQRETCPASELVVGMQCGGSDAFSGVTANPAVGFASDLLVRCGATVMFSEVTEVRDAIHLLTPRAINEEVGKRLLEEMAWYDNYLDSGQTDRSANPSPGNKKGGLANVVEKALGSIAKSGTSAIVEVLSPGQRPTKRGLIYAATPASDFVCGTQQLASGITVQVFTTGRGTPYGLLAVPVIKMATRTALANRWHDLMDIDAGTIATGEATIEDVGWQLFHFILDIASNKKKTWSDQWGLHNALAVFNPAPVT; from the coding sequence ATGTCAGATAAATCAGAAAGTAATGCTGCACAAGAGCAGCCACTTTATATTAAGGTCCATGATTCTGATAATGTTGCCATTGTTGTTAATAATAATGGCTTACGTGCCGGAACCCGTTTTAATGATAATCTGGAATTAATTGAGCATGTTCCACAGGGACACAAAGTTGCCCTTGTTGATATCATCAAGTCAGGTGCCATCATCCGCTATGGTGAAATTATCGGGTATGCACTGCGCGATATTGCCCAAGGAAGCTGGATTGATGAATCCCTGGTCGAATTGCCTCAGGCTCCTGCGCTGGAAACCCTGCCGCTGGCGACCAAAATTCCCCCCACCCTGCCCCCGCTGGAAGGTTATACCTTTGAAGGTTACCGTAACGCCGATGGCAGCGTAGGTACGAAGAATCTGCTAGGCATTACCACCAGCGTACACTGCGTCGCGGGCGTGGTTGACTATGTGGTCAAAATTATCGAGCGAGATTTATTGCCCAAATATCCCAATGTGGATGGCGTAGTCGCGCTCAATCATCTCTATGGCTGTGGCGTGGCAATCAATGCCCCTGCCGCAGTGGTTCCCATTCGCACCATTCACAATCTGGCACTGAACCCAAATTTTGGTGGCGAAATACTGGTGGTGGGTCTGGGCTGTGAAAAATTACAGCCGGAACGCCTACTGGAAGGAACGCCAGATGTACAAGCCATCTCCCTCGATGACACCAGCATTGTCCGCTTGCAGGATGAACACCATGTTGGCTTCCGATCGATGGTGGATGACATTCTGACAATGGCCGACAAACACCTGCAACGATTGAACAAACGTCAGCGTGAGACTTGCCCAGCATCAGAGTTGGTTGTCGGCATGCAGTGTGGCGGCAGCGATGCTTTCTCTGGCGTCACCGCTAATCCAGCCGTTGGTTTTGCCTCCGACCTGCTAGTACGCTGCGGCGCAACCGTCATGTTTTCTGAAGTAACCGAAGTGCGTGACGCCATTCATCTGTTAACACCGCGCGCCATCAATGAAGAAGTTGGTAAACGTCTGCTGGAAGAAATGGCCTGGTACGATAACTATCTCGACAGCGGCCAGACCGATCGTAGCGCCAACCCATCGCCGGGCAACAAAAAAGGTGGCCTCGCGAATGTGGTGGAAAAAGCGCTCGGCTCCATCGCAAAATCCGGCACCAGCGCCATCGTCGAAGTCCTGTCCCCCGGCCAACGCCCAACCAAACGCGGGCTGATTTACGCGGCAACGCCAGCCAGCGACTTTGTGTGTGGTACTCAGCAACTTGCTTCCGGTATCACCGTACAAGTTTTCACCACCGGCCGCGGTACGCCCTATGGCCTATTGGCTGTACCCGTAATCAAAATGGCGACCCGTACCGCATTGGCAAACCGCTGGCACGATCTGATGGACATTGATGCAGGTACGATTGCGACCGGAGAGGCCACGATTGAAGACGTCGGCTGGCAGCTTTTCCATTTTATTTTGGATATCGCAAGCAACAAGAAAAAAACCTGGTCCGATCAATGGGGACTTCATAACGCCTTGGCCGTTTTCAACCCGGCACCGGTAACCTGA
- a CDS encoding MFS transporter — protein sequence MNTVSSAAGAIQKRTNARYWIVVMLFIVTSFNYGDRATLSIAGSAMSKEIGLDAVGMGFIFSAFSWAYVIGQIPGGWLLDRFGSKKVYFYSIFTWSIFTLLQGFVDIFSGAGIVISLFLLRFMVGLCESPSFPGNSRIVAAWFPAQERGTAVAIFNSAQYFATVIFAPIMGWLVHAVGWAHVFWFMGGLGIILSFVWLKVIHDPKDHPGVNQAELDYIEAGGALINMDAKGSKKAPVKGEKWHQIKQLMQSRMMLGVYIGQYCINALTYFFITWFPLYLVQARGMSILKAGFVASVPAICGFVGGVLGGIISDYLMRRTNSLTFARKTPIVLGMLLSMSMVICNYVETEWVVIAVMSAAFFGKGIGALGWAVMADTAPKEISGLSGGLFNMFGNASGIVTPIAIGYIIGMTGSFNGGLVYVGIHALVAIVSYLFIVQDIKRIELKPFVKN from the coding sequence ATGAATACAGTAAGCTCAGCAGCTGGCGCGATACAAAAGAGAACAAACGCCCGCTACTGGATTGTCGTGATGTTGTTTATTGTCACGTCATTTAACTACGGCGACCGCGCCACATTGTCCATTGCTGGCTCTGCTATGTCCAAAGAGATTGGATTGGACGCGGTAGGGATGGGATTTATCTTCTCTGCGTTCTCCTGGGCATATGTTATTGGTCAAATACCTGGAGGCTGGCTGCTCGATCGCTTTGGCTCAAAGAAAGTCTATTTCTACAGTATCTTCACCTGGTCGATTTTTACCTTATTACAAGGCTTTGTCGATATTTTCAGCGGTGCGGGCATTGTCATTTCTCTGTTCCTCCTGCGCTTTATGGTCGGCTTGTGTGAATCACCTTCCTTCCCGGGAAATAGTCGAATTGTGGCTGCCTGGTTCCCCGCACAAGAGCGTGGAACGGCTGTCGCGATATTCAACTCGGCACAGTACTTTGCGACCGTGATCTTCGCTCCTATCATGGGCTGGCTGGTACACGCCGTAGGTTGGGCGCATGTGTTCTGGTTCATGGGCGGATTGGGTATCATCCTCAGCTTTGTCTGGCTTAAAGTGATCCACGATCCCAAAGATCACCCTGGCGTGAATCAGGCTGAACTGGATTATATTGAAGCGGGTGGCGCACTGATCAATATGGACGCCAAAGGGTCGAAGAAAGCGCCAGTGAAGGGTGAAAAATGGCATCAGATCAAGCAATTAATGCAGTCTCGCATGATGCTTGGTGTTTACATCGGTCAATATTGTATTAACGCACTGACCTACTTTTTCATCACCTGGTTCCCACTTTATCTGGTTCAAGCGCGCGGCATGTCGATCCTAAAAGCGGGATTTGTCGCCTCGGTTCCTGCTATCTGCGGTTTTGTGGGAGGCGTTCTGGGCGGCATCATTTCTGATTATCTGATGCGTCGGACCAATTCACTGACCTTTGCCCGTAAAACGCCTATCGTGCTGGGTATGCTGCTTTCCATGTCGATGGTGATTTGTAACTACGTTGAAACCGAGTGGGTTGTCATTGCGGTGATGTCTGCGGCCTTCTTCGGTAAAGGTATTGGTGCGCTTGGCTGGGCAGTAATGGCCGATACCGCGCCGAAAGAAATCAGTGGGTTAAGCGGCGGGCTGTTTAACATGTTTGGTAATGCGTCTGGTATCGTGACGCCGATTGCGATTGGCTACATCATCGGCATGACCGGTTCTTTCAATGGCGGTCTGGTGTATGTCGGGATCCATGCGCTGGTTGCCATCGTCAGCTACCTGTTCATCGTGCAAGATATTAAACGTATCGAATTGAAGCCATTCGTTAAGAATTAA
- a CDS encoding enolase C-terminal domain-like protein, which yields MTNFSATPVITDMKVIPVAGYDSMLLNIGGAHGAYFTRNLVVLTDSAGHTGVGEAPGGEVIYNTLVEAIPRVKGEQIARMNRLVHDIHLGNQSSDFDSFGKGAWTFELRVNAVAALEAALLDLLGQFMGVPVAELLGPGKQRDEVTVLGYLFYIGDRTKTDLPYLSGEKVSGEKGKHEWYHLRHQQAMDSEAIVRLAEATTDRYGFKDFKLKGGVLPGEQEIDAVKALKKRFPDARITVDPNGAWLLDEAIDLCKDMKGILTYAEDPCGAEQGFSGREVMAEFRRATGLPVATNMIATNWREMNHAVMLQAVDIPLADPHFWTMHGAVRVAQMCDEWGLTWGCHSNNHFDISLAMFTHVGAAAPGNPTAIDTHWIWQEGQHLTKEPLQIVNGKIKVPERPGLGIELDMEQVMKAHDLYKKLPSGARNDAVAMQYLIPGWKFDRKRPVFGR from the coding sequence ATGACAAACTTTTCAGCGACGCCTGTCATTACCGACATGAAAGTCATCCCCGTTGCGGGTTATGACAGCATGCTGCTGAATATCGGTGGCGCACACGGTGCTTACTTCACCCGTAACCTTGTGGTTTTAACCGACAGTGCTGGGCATACCGGTGTTGGTGAAGCGCCCGGTGGTGAAGTTATTTACAACACGCTGGTTGAAGCGATTCCCCGCGTGAAAGGCGAACAAATCGCTCGGATGAATCGTCTGGTTCATGACATTCATCTCGGCAACCAATCTTCTGATTTTGACTCCTTCGGCAAAGGGGCCTGGACGTTTGAGCTGCGTGTGAATGCGGTGGCGGCACTCGAAGCGGCACTGCTCGATCTGCTGGGGCAATTCATGGGTGTCCCTGTTGCCGAACTGCTGGGGCCAGGTAAGCAGCGTGATGAAGTCACTGTGCTCGGTTATCTGTTCTATATCGGCGATCGCACGAAGACGGATTTACCCTATTTATCAGGTGAGAAAGTATCCGGTGAAAAAGGCAAGCATGAGTGGTACCACCTGCGTCACCAGCAGGCGATGGACAGCGAAGCGATTGTGCGTTTGGCTGAAGCCACCACTGACCGCTACGGATTTAAAGATTTCAAGCTCAAAGGCGGTGTGTTGCCCGGCGAGCAGGAAATCGATGCCGTGAAAGCGCTGAAAAAGCGTTTTCCGGATGCGCGTATTACCGTCGATCCAAACGGTGCCTGGCTGCTGGATGAAGCGATAGACTTGTGTAAAGACATGAAGGGTATTCTGACTTATGCGGAAGACCCGTGCGGTGCTGAGCAAGGCTTCTCCGGCCGTGAGGTGATGGCGGAATTCCGCCGTGCAACCGGGCTACCGGTAGCAACCAACATGATTGCCACCAACTGGCGCGAAATGAACCATGCCGTGATGTTGCAGGCGGTCGATATCCCGCTGGCCGATCCGCATTTCTGGACGATGCACGGCGCGGTGCGTGTTGCTCAGATGTGCGACGAATGGGGCCTAACGTGGGGCTGCCATTCAAATAACCATTTCGATATCTCTTTGGCGATGTTTACACACGTGGGGGCTGCGGCTCCGGGTAACCCGACGGCGATTGATACGCACTGGATCTGGCAGGAAGGCCAGCATCTGACCAAAGAGCCGCTGCAAATCGTCAACGGTAAAATTAAGGTGCCAGAGCGCCCCGGTCTGGGGATTGAGCTGGATATGGAACAGGTCATGAAAGCCCACGATCTGTACAAGAAATTACCGAGCGGGGCACGTAATGATGCCGTCGCTATGCAGTACTTGATCCCAGGTTGGAAGTTTGATCGCAAACGCCCGGTTTTTGGCCGCTAA
- the gudD gene encoding glucarate dehydratase: protein MTLQNSTPVITHMQVIPVAGHDSMLLNLSGAHAPYFTRNIVILKDNAGNTGVGEIPGGEKIRQTLEDAAALVVGKTLGEYKNVMTAVRAQFADRDSSGRGLQTFDLRTTIHVVTGIEAAMLDLLGQFLNVSVASLLGDGQQRDAVEMLGYLFYIGDRNKTDLPYQNQTNEKCDWYRLRHEEALSPETIVRLAEAAYEKYGFNDFKLKGGVLAGSEEAEAVTALAKRFPQARITLDPNGAWSLDEAIGLGKQLRGVLAYAEDPCGAEQGFSGREVMAEFRRATGLPTATNMIATDWRQMGHTISLQSVDIPLADPHFWTMQGSVRVAQMCHEWGLTWGSHSNNHFDISLAMFTQVAAAAPGKITAIDTHWIWQEGNQRLTKEPLQIVGGMVEVPKKPGLGVELDMDQVMKAHELYKNMGLGARNDAMGMQYLIPEWTFDNKRPCLVR, encoded by the coding sequence ATGACGTTGCAAAATTCAACGCCGGTTATTACCCACATGCAGGTTATTCCGGTTGCAGGTCACGACAGTATGCTGCTCAACCTGAGTGGCGCACATGCACCCTATTTCACGCGTAACATTGTGATTCTGAAAGATAACGCCGGGAATACCGGTGTCGGCGAAATTCCCGGCGGTGAGAAAATCCGTCAGACGCTGGAGGATGCTGCCGCGCTGGTGGTGGGCAAAACGCTAGGCGAATACAAAAACGTGATGACGGCAGTGCGTGCGCAGTTCGCCGATCGTGATTCCTCTGGGCGCGGTTTGCAGACGTTCGATCTGCGTACCACCATCCATGTCGTCACGGGGATAGAAGCTGCCATGCTCGATCTGCTGGGGCAATTCCTCAATGTCAGCGTGGCTTCACTGTTGGGCGATGGTCAACAGCGTGATGCAGTAGAAATGCTGGGTTATCTGTTCTACATCGGCGATCGTAATAAGACCGATCTGCCTTACCAGAATCAGACGAATGAGAAGTGTGATTGGTATCGTCTGCGTCACGAAGAAGCCCTGTCGCCAGAAACCATCGTGCGTCTGGCCGAAGCCGCGTATGAAAAATATGGTTTTAATGATTTCAAACTGAAAGGCGGCGTACTGGCCGGTAGTGAAGAAGCCGAAGCGGTGACTGCGCTGGCGAAACGATTCCCGCAGGCGCGCATCACGCTAGACCCGAATGGTGCCTGGTCACTGGATGAAGCCATCGGTTTGGGTAAACAACTGCGCGGTGTTCTGGCGTATGCAGAAGATCCGTGTGGCGCAGAACAAGGTTTCTCTGGTCGTGAAGTGATGGCCGAGTTCCGTCGTGCGACGGGGCTGCCTACCGCGACCAACATGATCGCCACCGACTGGCGACAAATGGGCCACACCATCTCGCTGCAGTCGGTCGATATTCCGTTGGCCGATCCACACTTCTGGACGATGCAAGGTTCCGTTCGCGTGGCGCAGATGTGCCACGAATGGGGCTTAACCTGGGGTTCTCACTCCAATAACCACTTTGATATTTCACTGGCGATGTTTACCCAGGTTGCCGCAGCGGCTCCGGGTAAGATTACGGCAATTGATACGCACTGGATTTGGCAGGAAGGCAACCAACGCCTGACGAAAGAACCGTTGCAGATTGTTGGCGGCATGGTGGAAGTGCCGAAGAAACCGGGTCTGGGTGTCGAGCTGGATATGGATCAGGTAATGAAAGCACACGAACTGTATAAAAACATGGGATTAGGCGCACGTAACGACGCAATGGGAATGCAGTACCTTATTCCTGAGTGGACGTTTGATAATAAACGTCCGTGTCTGGTTCGCTAA
- the garL gene encoding 2-dehydro-3-deoxyglucarate aldolase, producing the protein MKTPLLPNRFRQDLQQGKTLIGCWCALGNPISTEVLGLAGFDWLVLDGEHAPNDIVTFIPQLMALKGSHSAPVVRPPCNEPIIIKRLLDIGFNNFLIPFVETAEEAARAVASTRYPPAGIRGVSVAHRSNSYGTEPDYFAKINDNITVVVQIESQDGLDNLDAIIAVDGVDGVFVGPSDLSAALGYLGQPNHPEVQKAIRHIFDRAAAHNKPCGILAPVEADARRYLEWGASFVAVGSDLGVFRSATQALSDKYKK; encoded by the coding sequence ATGAAGACTCCGCTGTTACCTAACCGTTTTCGCCAAGATTTGCAGCAGGGGAAAACGTTGATTGGCTGCTGGTGTGCGCTAGGCAATCCGATTTCAACCGAAGTGCTGGGGCTCGCGGGATTCGACTGGCTTGTGCTGGATGGAGAGCACGCGCCTAACGATATCGTGACGTTTATTCCCCAGCTAATGGCGCTGAAAGGTAGCCACAGCGCGCCTGTCGTCCGTCCGCCGTGTAATGAACCGATCATCATCAAACGGTTGCTGGATATTGGGTTCAATAACTTCCTGATCCCCTTTGTAGAAACGGCGGAGGAAGCCGCGCGTGCGGTTGCCTCCACTCGTTATCCGCCAGCCGGTATTCGCGGCGTTTCCGTGGCGCATCGTAGCAACAGCTATGGCACCGAACCGGACTATTTCGCCAAGATTAACGACAACATTACCGTCGTGGTGCAAATCGAAAGCCAGGACGGCCTCGACAATCTGGATGCGATTATCGCAGTCGATGGCGTAGACGGCGTATTTGTTGGCCCGAGCGACCTGTCTGCGGCGCTGGGCTATCTCGGTCAGCCTAACCACCCTGAGGTGCAGAAGGCGATCCGCCACATCTTCGATCGCGCGGCGGCACATAACAAACCGTGCGGCATTCTGGCACCGGTTGAAGCCGATGCGCGTCGCTATCTGGAATGGGGCGCAAGCTTTGTGGCCGTTGGTAGCGATCTGGGCGTGTTCCGCAGCGCGACACAGGCGCTGAGCGACAAATACAAGAAGTGA
- the garR gene encoding 2-hydroxy-3-oxopropionate reductase: MKIGFIGLGIMGKPMSKNLLKAGYSLVVMDRNLDAVAEVVAAGATAAETPKQVAAQSDIIITMLPNSPHVKEVVLGENGVIDGARAGSIVVDMSSIAPLASREIAAALAAKEIAMLDAPVSGGEPKAIDGTLSVMVGGDKVQFDRCFEILKSMAGSVVHTGDIGAGNVTKLANQVIVALNIAAMSEALVLATKAGVNPDLVYQAIRGGLAGSTVLDAKAPMVMDRNFKPGFRIDLHIKDLANALDTSHGVGAQLPLTAAVMEMMQALKADDLGSADHSALACYYEKLAKVEVTR; the protein is encoded by the coding sequence ATGAAAATTGGTTTTATTGGGCTGGGCATTATGGGAAAACCGATGAGTAAAAATCTGCTGAAAGCAGGTTACTCATTAGTCGTGATGGACAGAAATCTGGACGCGGTCGCGGAAGTGGTAGCGGCGGGTGCAACGGCGGCTGAAACGCCAAAACAGGTTGCGGCGCAGAGCGACATTATCATCACCATGCTACCTAACTCTCCGCACGTTAAAGAGGTGGTGCTGGGTGAAAACGGCGTCATTGATGGCGCGCGTGCCGGAAGCATTGTGGTGGATATGAGTTCCATCGCACCACTTGCCAGCCGTGAAATTGCGGCTGCGTTGGCGGCGAAAGAGATCGCCATGCTGGACGCCCCGGTTAGCGGCGGTGAGCCTAAAGCGATCGACGGCACGCTGTCCGTGATGGTCGGTGGTGACAAAGTGCAGTTTGACCGCTGCTTTGAAATTCTTAAATCAATGGCAGGTTCCGTTGTACATACCGGCGATATCGGCGCGGGCAACGTCACCAAACTGGCGAATCAGGTCATTGTGGCACTCAATATTGCCGCTATGTCTGAAGCGCTGGTGCTGGCGACGAAGGCAGGGGTTAACCCCGATCTGGTTTATCAGGCGATCCGCGGTGGGTTGGCGGGCAGCACCGTGTTGGATGCGAAAGCGCCGATGGTGATGGATCGTAACTTCAAGCCAGGGTTCCGTATCGATTTGCATATCAAAGATCTGGCAAATGCCTTGGATACTTCACACGGCGTTGGTGCACAGTTGCCGTTAACGGCGGCGGTGATGGAAATGATGCAGGCGCTGAAAGCGGACGATCTGGGATCGGCTGACCACAGTGCGCTTGCGTGTTACTACGAGAAACTGGCTAAAGTAGAAGTTACGCGATAA